A single genomic interval of Pieris rapae chromosome 23, ilPieRapa1.1, whole genome shotgun sequence harbors:
- the LOC111001998 gene encoding ras-like GTP-binding protein RhoL, which yields MGMARRLKITVVGDGMVGKTCLLYVYTRNEFPTEYVPTVFDNYVGHIIVDGEEVEMALWDTAGQEDYERLRPLSYNSTNCFLVCYSVGSRSSYENVIHKWYPELKHFSSSVPIVLVATKTDLRNTGKAVITTQEGKQLKRKIRAAQLVECSALERVNMHEVFEEAVRAAIKKKPVTKRTCQFL from the exons ATGGGAATGGCAAGGAGATTGAAAATTACTGTGGTCGGTGATGGTATGGTGGGCAAGACATGCCTGCTATATGTGTATACAAGGAATGAGTTCCCCACGGAGTATGTACCTACAGT ATTTGACAATTACGTGGGTCACATAATAGTTGACGGCGAAGAAGTGGAGATGGCGCTATGGGACACAGCCGGACAAGAGGATTACGAACGTCTCAGGCCATTATCCTATAATAGT aCGAATTGTTTCCTGGTGTGTTACTCTGTGGGCAGTCGATCGTCATATGAAAATGTTATTCACAAATGGTATCCCGAATTGAAGCATTTTAGTTCATCAGTACCCATCGTACTAGTTG CGACAAAAACGGATTTGCGCAATACAGGAAAAGCTGTGATCACTACACAAGAGGGAAAACagttgaaaagaaaaatacg AGCTGCCCAGCTGGTGGAGTGTTCGGCTTTAGAAAGAGTCAATATGCACGAAGTATTCGAAGAGGCGGTGAGAGCAGCGATCAAGAAAAAGCCAGTAACTAAAAGAACTTGTCAATTTCTCTAA
- the LOC111001995 gene encoding nuclear cap-binding protein subunit 2 produces MKRTYDSMSSSIEISSYRDQHFKGSRNEQEKLLKASSTLYIGNLSFYTTEEQIYELFSKCGDLRRVIMGLDKYKKTPCGFCFVEYYARTDSENCMRYINGTRLDDRIIRCDWDAGFIEGRQYGRGKTGGQVRDEYRTDYDGGRGGYGKIIAQKVTPNTLER; encoded by the exons ATGAAGCGCACCTATGATTCCATGAGTTCTTCAATTGAAATAAGTTCCTATCGTGATCAGCATTTTAAG GGTTCTAGAAACGAACAAGAAAAGTTACTAAAAGCATCGTCGACGTTATATATAGGcaatttatctttttatacaACTGAAGAACAAATTTACGAATTGTTCTCAAAATGTGGTGATTTACGACGTGTCATTATGGGTttagacaaatataaaaagacgCCTTGTGGGTTCTGTTTTGTTGAGTACTATGCAAGAACTGATTCTGAAAATTGTATGAG atacatAAATGGAACTAGGCTAGATGATAGAATTATCAGATGCGATTGGGATGCAGGTTTTATTGAAGGTAGACAATATGGAAGAGGAAAAACTGGTGGACAG GTCCGTGATGAGTATCGTACAGATTATGATGGTGGGCGTGGTGGTTATGGTAAGATAATTGCCCAGAAAGTAACTCCTAATACATTAGAACGTTGA